The following proteins come from a genomic window of Carassius auratus strain Wakin chromosome 18, ASM336829v1, whole genome shotgun sequence:
- the akt2 gene encoding RAC-beta serine/threonine-protein kinase gives MNEISIVREGWLHKRGEYIKTWRPRYFILKSDGSFIGYKEKPETSDHNQPPLNNFSVAECQLMKTERPRPNTFVIRCLQWTTVIERTFHVESNAEREEWIRAIQAVANGLKSREEEEPMDINFGSPGDNSLEGMEAAIAKSRTKVTMNDFDYLKLLGKGTFGKVILVREKATGMYYAMKILRKEVIIAKDEVAHTITESRVLQSTRHPFLTTLKYAFQTRDRLCFVMEYANGGELFFHLSRDRVFTEDRARFYGAEIVSALEYLHSKDVVYRDLKLENLMLDIDGHIKITDFGLCKEGITNEATMKTFCGTPEYLAPEVLEDNDYGRAVDWWGLGVVMYEMMCGRLPFYNQDHERLFELILMEEIRFPRNLSPEAKALLAGLLKKDPKQRLGGGPEDAKEVMTHKFFSSMNWYDVLQKKLSPPFKPQVTSETDTRYFDDEFTAQTITVTPPDQYDSLDVEDPDARSHFSQFSYSASVRE, from the exons GATATTTCATCCTAAAGAGCGATGGCTCTTTCATTGGGTACAAGGAGAAGCCAGAGACGTCAGACCACAATCAGCCCCCTCTCAATAACTTCTCTGTTGCAG AGTGTCAGCTGATGAAGACTGAAAGACCTCGGCCGAACACGTTTGTCATCCGCTGCTTGCAGTGGACCACTGTTATTGAGCGGACCTTCCACGTGGAAAGCAACGCTGAAAG AGAGGAGTGGATACGTGCAATACAGGCTGTGGCCAATGGGCTCAAGTCCCGGGAAGAGGAGGAGCCAATGGACATCAACTTTGGCTCCCCTGGAGACAACAGCCTGGAGGGAATGGAGGCTGCCATTGCAAAGTCCCGCACCAAAGTC acAATGAATGACTTTGACTACTTAAAGCTGCTGGGTAAAGGCACTTTTGGAAAGGTGATTCTAGTGAGGGAAAAGGCTACTGGCATGTACTACGCCATGAAGATCCTACGCAAAGAGGTCATCATTGCTAAG GACGAGGTTGCACACACAATCACAGAAAGCAGAGTGTTGCAGAGCACACGGCACCCCTTCCTTACG ACACTAAAATACGCCTTCCAGACACGAGATCGATTGTGTTTTGTCATGGAGTATGCAAACGGAGGCGAG CTGTTCTTCCACTTGTCTCGAGATCGCGTGTTTACGGAAGATAGAGCTCGCTTCTATGGGGCTGAAATAGTTTCAGCTTTGGAATATCTGCACTCTAAAGATGTCGTCTACAGGGACCTAAAG CTGGAGAATCTGATGCTGGATATAGATGGTCACATTAAAATCACAGACTTTGGCCTGTGTAAAGAGGGCATTACTAATGAGGCCACCATGAAGACATTCTGTGGGACCCCAGAGTACCTTGCTCCTGAG GTATTAGAAGACAATGATTACGGCCGTGCAGTGGATTGGTGGGGTCTGGGGGTGGTCATGTATGAAATGATGTGTGGTCGGCTGCCGTTCTATAACCAGGACCATGAACGTCTGTTTGAGCTCATTTTAATGGAGGAGATTCGCTTCCCCAGAAACCTCTCGCCCGAGGCAAAGGCCTTGCTGGCTGGCCTGCTCAAGAAAGACCCCAAACAGAG GCTCGGAGGAGGTCCTGAGGATGCCAAAGAAGTGATGACACACAAGTTCTTCAGTTCCATGAACTGGTATGATGTCCTTCAAAAGAAG CTCAGCCCACCCTTCAAGCCGCAAGTGACCTCAGAGACAGACACACGCTACTTTGACGACGAGTTCACTGCACAGACAATTACTGTCACGCCACCTGACCAAT ATGATAGTCTTGATGTGGAGGACCCAGATGCACGCTCACACTTCTCACAGTTCTCCTACTCAGCCAGTGTGCGAGAGTGA